CCCGATCTGGCCGGCTACAACGGCATTGGTTTCGTGGTGCAGGCGTATCAGAAACGCTGCCCCTTCGTTATCGACTACCTGATCGACCTTGCCCGCCGCAACAACCAGAAACTGATGGTTCGCCTGGTCAAAGGCGCGTACTGGGACAGCGAAATCAAATGGGCGCAGGTGGACGGCATGGACGGCTACCCGCTCTACACCCGCAAAGTCCACACCGACATTTCCTATCTGGCCTGCGCCCGCAAACTGCTGGACGCGCAAGACGCCATATTCCCCCAGTTCGCCACCCACAACGCCTACACGCTGGCCGCCATCTACCAAATGGGCAAAGGCAAGGATTTCGAGCACCAATGCCTGCACGGCATGGGCGAAACCCTGTACGACCAGGTTGTCGGCCCGCAGAACCTCGGCCGCCGCGTGCGCGTGTACGCCCCCGTCGGCACACACGAAACTCTCTTGGCCTATCTGGTGCGCCGCCTGCTGGAAAACGGCGCGAACACCTCCTTCGTCAACCAAATCGTCGACGAAAACATCAGCATCGACCAGCTTATCCAAAGCCCGTTTGAAACCATCGCGCAAGAAGGCATCCACCTGCACCCCGCGCTGCCGCTGCCGCGCAACCTTTACGGCGAAGGCCGTCTGAATTCGCGCGGCGTGGATTTGAGCAATGAAAACGTCTTGCAGCAGTTGCAGGCCGACATGAACGCCGCCGCCGCCGGGAAGTTTCAGGCGGCCTCCATCATCAACGGCAAAGCCCGCGCCGCGCAGCCCGAAAGCGAAGTGAAAAACCCCGCCGACCACAGCGACATCGTCGGCACAGTCAGCTTCGCCGATGCCGACACCGCCAAAGAAGCCGTCGCTGCCGCCGTGGCCGCGCAGAAAACCTGGGGCAGCACCCCCGCCACCGAACGCGCCGCTGCCCTGCGCCGCTTCGCCGACCTGCTCGAACAGCACACCCCCGCGCTGATGATGCTTGCCGTGCGCGAAGCCGGCAAAACCCTGAACAACGCCATCGCCGAAGTGCGCGAAGCCGTTGATTTCTGCCGCTACTACGCCGACCAGGCCGAAGAAGTCATCAAAGACACCCCTGCCGTCGGCACCATTGTCGCCATCAGCCCGTGGAACTTCCCGCTGGCCATCTTCACCGGCGAAGTCGTCGCCGCGCTGGCCGCAGGCAACACCGTCGTCGCCAAACCCGCCGAGCAGACCAACCTCATCGCCCACTACGCCGTCAAACTGATGCACGAGGCCGGCATCCCCGCCCAAGCCCTGCAACTGGTGCTCGGCGCAGGCGAAGTCGGCGCGGCGCTCACGCAGGACGAACGTATCGGCGGCGTGATTTTTACCGGCTCCACCGAAGTCGCCCGCCTCATCAACCAAACCCTGGCCAAACGCAGCGACAACACCGTGCTGATTGCCGAAACCGGCGGACAGAACGCCATGATTGTGGACTCCACCGCCCTGCCCGAGCAGGTGTGCGCCGACGTCATCAACTCCGCCTTCGACAGCGCGGGACAACGCTGCTCCGCCCTGCGCATCCTCTGCGTACAGGAAGACGTGGCCGACCACATGATCACCATGATCAAAGGCGCGATGGACGAACTGGTTGTCGGCAATCCCAAGCACCTCAACACCGACGTCGGCCCCGTCATCGATGCCGAAGCGCAGCAGAACCTGCTCGCCCACATCAACAAAATGAAAGGCTCGGCCAAGTCCTACCACGAAGTCAAAACCGCGCCCGACGTCAACCCAGAAAATGCCACCTTCGTCTGCCCGATTCTGTTTGAACTGAACGACTTGGGCGAATTGCAACGCGAAGTGTTCGGCCCCGTGCTGCACGTCGTCCGCTACCGCGTCGGCGAGCTTGACAGCCTGCTCGACCAAATCAACAGCAAAGGCTACGCGCTCACCCACGGCATCCACAGCCGCATCGACAGCACCGTGGAACACATCCGCAGCCGCATCGAAGCGGGCAACGTCTATGTCAACCGCAACATCGTCGGCGCAGTGGTCGGTGTACAGCCCTTCGGCGGCCACGGCCTCTCCGGCACCGGCCCCAAAGCAGGCGGCCCCTTCTACCTGCAACGCCTCAGCCGCCTTGCCAACTGGGTACAGCCCGAACTCACCCAACCCGGCCGGGCCGACGAAGCCGCGCTGAAAAAACTGGAAACCCTGCTGCACGGCCTGCCGCTGACCCAGGAGCAGAAACTTGCCGCCGCCGCCGCACTCGGCCAGGCACGCTTCCGCACCCTGCGTCTGGCCGAAGCCCTGCTCACCGGCCCAACCGGCGAAACCAACGCCGCCGTATGGCGCGCCCCCAAACGCGTCTGGGTGCACGGCGGCGACCTCGCCCGCAGTTTTGCCGCGCTGGCCCAGCTGGCCGCCTCCGGCATCCAAACCGTCGTTGAAACCGGCCACCCGCTTGCCGCGCACGCCGACGCATTGGGCGAACTGCTCCTCGTCAGCAGCCAGCCCGAAACCAGCGGTGCCGTCCACGTTGCCGCGCTCGATGCGCTGGGCAGCGAACGCAAGCAGAAACTGGCCGCCGGCAGCGGCGCGCTCGTCCGCATCCTGCCCTCCGAACACGGCTTGGACGTTCTGCAAGTGTTCGAGGAAATCTCGTGCAGCATCAACACCACCGCCGCAGGCGGCAACGCCAGCCTGATGGCCATGGGCGACGACTGATGTAGCCTGAATTTGCAGCAAAAAGGCCGTCTGAAAACTTTTCAGACGGCCTTTAA
The window above is part of the Neisseria bacilliformis genome. Proteins encoded here:
- the putA gene encoding bifunctional proline dehydrogenase/L-glutamate gamma-semialdehyde dehydrogenase PutA, which translates into the protein MFDFAFPTQTPLRQAVTDAYRRDEIEAVNDMLQRAQMSDEERKNADELARRLVTQVRANRTKASGVDALMHEFSLSSEEGVALMCLAEALLRIPDKETRNKLIQDKLSEGNWKSHLGNSPSMFVNAAAWGLLITGKLTTPTSDDSLGSALTRLLGKGGEPMIRKGMDYAMRMLGKQFVTGQTIEEALQNGKEREKMGYRYSFDMLGEAAMTEADADRYFKDYVDAIHAIGKDAAGQGVYEGNGISVKLSAIHPRYSRAQHDRVMKELLPRLKELYLLGKQYNIGINIDAEEANRLELSLDLMEGLVSDPDLAGYNGIGFVVQAYQKRCPFVIDYLIDLARRNNQKLMVRLVKGAYWDSEIKWAQVDGMDGYPLYTRKVHTDISYLACARKLLDAQDAIFPQFATHNAYTLAAIYQMGKGKDFEHQCLHGMGETLYDQVVGPQNLGRRVRVYAPVGTHETLLAYLVRRLLENGANTSFVNQIVDENISIDQLIQSPFETIAQEGIHLHPALPLPRNLYGEGRLNSRGVDLSNENVLQQLQADMNAAAAGKFQAASIINGKARAAQPESEVKNPADHSDIVGTVSFADADTAKEAVAAAVAAQKTWGSTPATERAAALRRFADLLEQHTPALMMLAVREAGKTLNNAIAEVREAVDFCRYYADQAEEVIKDTPAVGTIVAISPWNFPLAIFTGEVVAALAAGNTVVAKPAEQTNLIAHYAVKLMHEAGIPAQALQLVLGAGEVGAALTQDERIGGVIFTGSTEVARLINQTLAKRSDNTVLIAETGGQNAMIVDSTALPEQVCADVINSAFDSAGQRCSALRILCVQEDVADHMITMIKGAMDELVVGNPKHLNTDVGPVIDAEAQQNLLAHINKMKGSAKSYHEVKTAPDVNPENATFVCPILFELNDLGELQREVFGPVLHVVRYRVGELDSLLDQINSKGYALTHGIHSRIDSTVEHIRSRIEAGNVYVNRNIVGAVVGVQPFGGHGLSGTGPKAGGPFYLQRLSRLANWVQPELTQPGRADEAALKKLETLLHGLPLTQEQKLAAAAALGQARFRTLRLAEALLTGPTGETNAAVWRAPKRVWVHGGDLARSFAALAQLAASGIQTVVETGHPLAAHADALGELLLVSSQPETSGAVHVAALDALGSERKQKLAAGSGALVRILPSEHGLDVLQVFEEISCSINTTAAGGNASLMAMGDD